In a genomic window of Zingiber officinale cultivar Zhangliang chromosome 9B, Zo_v1.1, whole genome shotgun sequence:
- the LOC122024408 gene encoding 4-coumarate--CoA ligase-like 7 isoform X2, with the protein MEERAIVVPNHLPPLSPSAPSSDPRSGFDSASRTFHSLRPYVPLPPPDRPLSFAAYAFSLLPSPLPSHPAIVNAATGDTISFVDFITQVRSLAAALRSEVGLAKGHVVFILAPPSLDIPALYLAILSIGAVISAANPASTPAELARLVSLSDPHIAFAASQDAAKLPSHVATVLLDSPRFRSFLDADAGDLVEEEVEQSDVAVIQYSSGTTGMVKAAALSHLNFIAMVAGFHSLRKPAGGEEVTLLGAPLFHSMGFFFLMKGLALGETTVVMGGRGGVKEMIQAAERYRATAMTASPPVVVAMARSLESVGLTALEYVTCGGAALPEAAAMRFMRRFPHIQIRQGYGSTEAGGISRMICKEECHRMRSVGRLSQHVEAMLVDNATGETLSIGKTGELWLRGYVGNKQANANTFDARGWLKTGDLCYFDEDGFLYVVDRLKELIKYKAYQVPPAELEHLLQYLPGVADAAVASYPDEEAGQIPMALIVRQPNSKLTEVEVMNFIAKQVAPYKKIRKVVFTNKIPKTPSGKISRAELRNHPVLKSSRL; encoded by the exons ATGGAAGAACGAGCAATCGTCGTCCCGAACCACCTTCCGCCATTATCTCCATCGGCTCCGTCCTCCGATCCACGATCTGGTTTCGACTCTGCATCCAGAACCTTCCATAGCCTCCGTCCGTACGTCCCCCTTCCGCCGCCCGATCGCCCCCTCTCCTTCGCCGCCTACGCTTTCTCCCTCCTCCCCTCCCCTCTCCCCTCCCACCCCGCCATCGTCAACGCCGCCACCGGCGATACAATCTCCTTCGTTGATTTCATAACCCAGGTCCGCTCCCTTGCCGCTGCCCTACGGTCCGAGGTTGGCCTCGCCAAGGGCCATGTCGTCTTCATCCTTGCCCCACCCTCCCTCGATATTCCCGCTCTGTACCTCGCCATTCTCTCCATCGGCGCCGTTATTTCCGCTGCCAACCCTGCCTCCACCCCCGCCGAGCTCGCTCGCCTTGTCTCCCTCTCGGATCCCCACATTGCCTTCGCCGCGTCGCAGGACGCCGCCAAGCTCCCCAGCCACGTGGCCACCGTCCTACTCGACTCGCCCCGTTTCCGCTCGTTTCTCGATGCCGATGCAGGGGACCTCGTGGAGGAGGAGGTCGAGCAATCGGACGTGGCCGTCATACAGTACTCCTCCGGGACAACCGGTATGGTGAAGGCGGCGGCGCTGTCGCATCTAAATTTCATCGCGATGGTCGCTGGATTCCACTCTTTGAGGAAGCCAGCGGGCGGGGAAGAGGTGACGCTCCTGGGAGCGCCCCTGTTCCATTCCATGGGTTTCTTCTTCTTGATGAAAGGGTTGGCGTTGGGCGAGACGACTGTGGTGATGGGGGGCCGGGGAGGTGTGAAGGAAATGATTCAGGCCGCAGAGAGATATCGGGCGACGGCCATGACGGCGTCGCCCCCCGTGGTTGTTGCGATGGCAAGGTCACTGGAGAGTGTCGGCCTGACAGCACTGGAGTACGTCACCTGCGGCGGAGCCGCACTCCCTGAGGCAGCAGCCATGAGATTCATGAGGCGCTTTCCACATATTCAGATCCGTCAG GGATATGGATCCACTGAAGCCGGAGGCATATCGAGGATGATATGTAAAGAAGAGTGTCATCGGATGAGGTCAGTCGGACGCCTCTCCCAACATGTCGAGGCAATGCTTGTGGATAATGCCACAGGAGAAACATTATCAATTGGCAAAACCGGCGAGCTATGGCTTAGAG GTTATGTGGGAAATAAGCAAGCCAATGCAAACACCTTCGATGCTAGAGGCTGGCTAAAGACTGGTGACCTTTGTTACTTTGATGAGGATGGGTTTCTTTACGTTGTGGATAGGTTGAAGGAATTGATAAAATATAAAGCCTATCAA GTTCCACCTGCTGAGTTAGAGCATTTGCTTCAATACCTTCCAGGGGTTGCCGACGCTGCTGTGGCTTC TTATCCAGATGAAGAGGCAGGTCAAATACCTATGGCTTTAATAGTTCGACAACCAAACTCCAAACTAACTGAAGTAGAAGTAATGAATTTCATTGCGAAACAG GTAGCGCCATACAAGAAGATTCGCAAAGTTGTGTTCACTAACAAGATACCGAAAACGCCATCAGGAAAGATCTCGAGGGCTGAATTACGCAACCATCCAGTTTTGAAGTCCTCTAGACTATAA
- the LOC122024408 gene encoding 4-coumarate--CoA ligase-like 7 isoform X1, whose product MEERAIVVPNHLPPLSPSAPSSDPRSGFDSASRTFHSLRPYVPLPPPDRPLSFAAYAFSLLPSPLPSHPAIVNAATGDTISFVDFITQVRSLAAALRSEVGLAKGHVVFILAPPSLDIPALYLAILSIGAVISAANPASTPAELARLVSLSDPHIAFAASQDAAKLPSHVATVLLDSPRFRSFLDADAGDLVEEEVEQSDVAVIQYSSGTTGMVKAAALSHLNFIAMVAGFHSLRKPAGGEEVTLLGAPLFHSMGFFFLMKGLALGETTVVMGGRGGVKEMIQAAERYRATAMTASPPVVVAMARSLESVGLTALEYVTCGGAALPEAAAMRFMRRFPHIQIRQGYGSTEAGGISRMICKEECHRMRSVGRLSQHVEAMLVDNATGETLSIGKTGELWLRGPSIMLGYVGNKQANANTFDARGWLKTGDLCYFDEDGFLYVVDRLKELIKYKAYQVPPAELEHLLQYLPGVADAAVASYPDEEAGQIPMALIVRQPNSKLTEVEVMNFIAKQVAPYKKIRKVVFTNKIPKTPSGKISRAELRNHPVLKSSRL is encoded by the exons ATGGAAGAACGAGCAATCGTCGTCCCGAACCACCTTCCGCCATTATCTCCATCGGCTCCGTCCTCCGATCCACGATCTGGTTTCGACTCTGCATCCAGAACCTTCCATAGCCTCCGTCCGTACGTCCCCCTTCCGCCGCCCGATCGCCCCCTCTCCTTCGCCGCCTACGCTTTCTCCCTCCTCCCCTCCCCTCTCCCCTCCCACCCCGCCATCGTCAACGCCGCCACCGGCGATACAATCTCCTTCGTTGATTTCATAACCCAGGTCCGCTCCCTTGCCGCTGCCCTACGGTCCGAGGTTGGCCTCGCCAAGGGCCATGTCGTCTTCATCCTTGCCCCACCCTCCCTCGATATTCCCGCTCTGTACCTCGCCATTCTCTCCATCGGCGCCGTTATTTCCGCTGCCAACCCTGCCTCCACCCCCGCCGAGCTCGCTCGCCTTGTCTCCCTCTCGGATCCCCACATTGCCTTCGCCGCGTCGCAGGACGCCGCCAAGCTCCCCAGCCACGTGGCCACCGTCCTACTCGACTCGCCCCGTTTCCGCTCGTTTCTCGATGCCGATGCAGGGGACCTCGTGGAGGAGGAGGTCGAGCAATCGGACGTGGCCGTCATACAGTACTCCTCCGGGACAACCGGTATGGTGAAGGCGGCGGCGCTGTCGCATCTAAATTTCATCGCGATGGTCGCTGGATTCCACTCTTTGAGGAAGCCAGCGGGCGGGGAAGAGGTGACGCTCCTGGGAGCGCCCCTGTTCCATTCCATGGGTTTCTTCTTCTTGATGAAAGGGTTGGCGTTGGGCGAGACGACTGTGGTGATGGGGGGCCGGGGAGGTGTGAAGGAAATGATTCAGGCCGCAGAGAGATATCGGGCGACGGCCATGACGGCGTCGCCCCCCGTGGTTGTTGCGATGGCAAGGTCACTGGAGAGTGTCGGCCTGACAGCACTGGAGTACGTCACCTGCGGCGGAGCCGCACTCCCTGAGGCAGCAGCCATGAGATTCATGAGGCGCTTTCCACATATTCAGATCCGTCAG GGATATGGATCCACTGAAGCCGGAGGCATATCGAGGATGATATGTAAAGAAGAGTGTCATCGGATGAGGTCAGTCGGACGCCTCTCCCAACATGTCGAGGCAATGCTTGTGGATAATGCCACAGGAGAAACATTATCAATTGGCAAAACCGGCGAGCTATGGCTTAGAGGTCCTTCAATCATGTTAG GTTATGTGGGAAATAAGCAAGCCAATGCAAACACCTTCGATGCTAGAGGCTGGCTAAAGACTGGTGACCTTTGTTACTTTGATGAGGATGGGTTTCTTTACGTTGTGGATAGGTTGAAGGAATTGATAAAATATAAAGCCTATCAA GTTCCACCTGCTGAGTTAGAGCATTTGCTTCAATACCTTCCAGGGGTTGCCGACGCTGCTGTGGCTTC TTATCCAGATGAAGAGGCAGGTCAAATACCTATGGCTTTAATAGTTCGACAACCAAACTCCAAACTAACTGAAGTAGAAGTAATGAATTTCATTGCGAAACAG GTAGCGCCATACAAGAAGATTCGCAAAGTTGTGTTCACTAACAAGATACCGAAAACGCCATCAGGAAAGATCTCGAGGGCTGAATTACGCAACCATCCAGTTTTGAAGTCCTCTAGACTATAA